Proteins found in one Janthinobacterium lividum genomic segment:
- a CDS encoding NADPH:quinone oxidoreductase family protein, translating to MKAIMNTAPGGPETLMLHEVPEPVPGPGEVRVQVVSCALNYPDVLIIDDRYQDKPQRPFSPGSEVAGIVDAVGADVVGIKIGDHVFGTTGNRGGMAQKVNLAACDCFALPPGFPFEEASTLLLTYGTSLYGLKNLARLQPGETLLVLGAAGGVGLAAVELGKAIGARVVAVASSQEKVDLAQRHGADVGLVCPRGPLDRDAARAFKDQLRTVCGSKGANVICDPVGGDYAEAALRVIAHGGRYLVIGFVAGIPKLPLNLVLLKACQLIGVLLGSFASQEPEAHRQNVHVLLALYRNGKIKPFISERFPLERGGEAMARLADRHAMGKVVITMR from the coding sequence ATGAAAGCCATAATGAATACGGCCCCGGGCGGCCCAGAAACCCTCATGTTGCACGAAGTGCCGGAACCTGTCCCGGGGCCGGGTGAGGTGCGGGTACAGGTGGTTTCCTGTGCGCTCAATTACCCGGACGTGCTCATCATCGACGACCGCTATCAGGACAAGCCCCAGAGGCCATTTTCGCCTGGATCGGAAGTCGCCGGCATCGTCGATGCCGTTGGTGCCGACGTCGTCGGCATCAAAATCGGCGACCATGTCTTCGGAACCACCGGAAACCGGGGCGGCATGGCGCAGAAGGTCAATCTCGCGGCTTGCGACTGCTTCGCCCTGCCGCCTGGATTTCCCTTCGAAGAGGCATCGACCTTGTTGCTGACCTATGGGACCAGCTTGTATGGCTTAAAGAATTTGGCGCGTCTGCAGCCCGGCGAAACTTTGTTGGTCTTGGGCGCGGCTGGAGGGGTTGGCCTCGCGGCAGTGGAGTTGGGCAAGGCCATTGGGGCGCGGGTAGTCGCCGTGGCTTCCTCGCAGGAGAAGGTGGATCTGGCGCAGCGCCATGGTGCCGACGTCGGGCTGGTTTGCCCGCGCGGCCCGCTTGACCGCGATGCGGCACGAGCCTTCAAGGATCAACTAAGAACCGTATGCGGGAGCAAGGGAGCCAACGTGATCTGCGACCCAGTTGGCGGGGATTATGCCGAGGCCGCACTGCGTGTGATTGCACACGGCGGCCGTTACCTAGTGATCGGGTTTGTGGCAGGCATTCCGAAACTCCCGCTCAATCTGGTCCTGCTCAAGGCGTGCCAGTTGATCGGTGTCTTATTGGGATCTTTCGCAAGCCAGGAGCCGGAGGCCCATCGTCAAAACGTCCATGTACTTTTGGCGCTCTACCGCAACGGAAAGATCAAGCCATTCATTTCCGAGCGGTTCCCGCTGGAGCGTGGAGGCGAGGCCATGGCACGGCTCGCTGATCGCCACGCCATGGGGAAAGTTGTCATTACCATGAGGTAG
- a CDS encoding condensation domain-containing protein — translation MMTIPRLLADLQAKGITLSLSDGELAYRAPKGLLTSVDRDNLSLRREEIIAYLAAMSARLRGPIKLQRSPSMMPSLLQALWWNWYGRPPRQLNQERLPLVKVFHDTSLERITEGIQQIITRHETLRSSFRQQDGDLRIILNAPEDFALEFEALDAACPHTEVESTLRARMAEFSDRQLPLDGDWLIRAKVVGISPTDYMLVFTFHHIIVDAASLLLILAELEALLSPTSSSALAPHVQFTDYAAWECAWVNSAERQPLIDYWAAWLRRQSPLVAPRSRTTLEWRPGLKVDYKFSFNAAVLHKVNAYALSQRTSLFNVFLTAFGMALVRWSGTERFAIRCVGDLRTSPELAKIVGYMVCSDAVEITAPPGGDFVAMLKANEIEYHSALMLRVPTLLRHPVHAGGMGIEDPRHIAATINMFSIRLPASETSSHRAQEVEGDGTWPPQVTRIPGEPWPILLPSIYLRLLDFGDVLQGSLELNDALLESEEQTALLDTFFAVVAEFLLH, via the coding sequence ATGATGACCATTCCTAGATTGCTTGCGGATCTTCAAGCAAAAGGCATAACGTTGTCGCTGTCTGACGGCGAACTGGCCTATCGCGCCCCCAAAGGCCTGCTGACTTCGGTAGACCGGGACAACCTGTCCCTGCGGCGAGAAGAGATCATCGCTTACCTGGCTGCCATGTCAGCACGCCTGCGTGGGCCGATCAAGCTGCAACGGTCTCCCTCCATGATGCCCTCCTTGCTGCAGGCGCTTTGGTGGAACTGGTATGGCAGACCGCCCAGACAACTCAATCAGGAAAGGTTGCCACTGGTGAAAGTTTTTCATGACACCAGTCTGGAACGTATCACTGAAGGCATACAGCAGATAATCACGCGGCATGAAACGTTGCGTTCCTCGTTTCGCCAGCAAGATGGTGACTTGCGCATCATATTGAATGCTCCCGAGGACTTTGCGCTGGAGTTCGAGGCGCTGGACGCGGCTTGTCCGCACACCGAAGTGGAAAGCACATTAAGAGCGCGCATGGCGGAATTTTCCGACAGGCAGTTGCCGCTGGACGGCGATTGGCTCATTCGCGCCAAAGTAGTTGGCATCTCACCGACCGACTATATGCTCGTTTTTACTTTCCACCATATTATTGTCGATGCCGCTTCCTTGTTGTTGATCCTCGCCGAGCTGGAGGCATTGCTATCGCCTACTAGTTCGTCCGCATTGGCGCCGCACGTGCAGTTCACCGACTATGCCGCATGGGAATGCGCCTGGGTGAATAGTGCCGAGCGTCAGCCTTTGATCGATTACTGGGCAGCCTGGCTGCGTAGACAATCTCCCCTGGTGGCACCGCGTAGCCGTACAACGCTCGAGTGGCGTCCGGGCCTGAAGGTTGACTATAAATTTTCCTTCAATGCTGCGGTACTGCATAAGGTGAACGCGTACGCCCTGAGTCAGCGCACCTCGCTCTTCAACGTATTTCTGACTGCTTTCGGCATGGCTCTGGTGCGATGGTCCGGCACGGAAAGGTTTGCGATCCGCTGCGTTGGCGACTTGCGGACCTCGCCGGAGCTGGCCAAGATCGTCGGATATATGGTGTGCAGCGACGCGGTAGAGATTACCGCTCCGCCTGGTGGCGATTTCGTCGCGATGCTGAAGGCGAATGAAATCGAGTACCACAGCGCGCTCATGCTCAGGGTGCCGACATTGCTGCGCCATCCGGTACACGCTGGCGGCATGGGAATCGAAGATCCACGACATATCGCTGCCACGATCAATATGTTCTCGATCCGTCTCCCGGCAAGCGAAACCAGTTCCCATCGTGCACAAGAGGTCGAAGGTGATGGTACATGGCCACCGCAAGTGACGCGGATACCAGGAGAGCCTTGGCCCATCCTGCTACCGTCGATCTACTTGCGTCTGCTGGACTTCGGTGATGTTCTTCAAGGTTCGCTGGAACTCAATGATGCGTTACTGGAATCCGAAGAGCAAACGGCGTTGCTCGACACCTTCTTCGCGGTCGTCGCGGAGTTTCTGCTTCACTAA
- a CDS encoding sugar phosphate isomerase/epimerase family protein, translated as MNCSSSPDLALAHLTVLEVPPLQLVSLAAKIGYKAIGLRLYPAFPGSVFYELPAGTTASREMQQRLQDEGIEVNDIEFIGIGEHFNARQLTGLLDAASALGARHLSVCGDDTDHSRLTANFASLCDLAAPYGMRVELEYMAWRQVKDFDDALGIVLAADKQNGGVLIDALHLWRTGGSPRDIRRAPAGTISFIQLCDAQAEPPTTPETLLQEARSGRLAPGCGALPLWELLTEVPDGTVVSLEVPSARSVDPEQHARNVFRSTQDMLAAHKLT; from the coding sequence ATGAACTGTTCGTCTTCCCCGGATTTGGCTCTTGCGCATCTCACCGTCTTGGAAGTTCCCCCTTTGCAGCTGGTAAGCCTCGCCGCGAAAATCGGCTACAAGGCGATCGGCTTGCGTCTGTATCCAGCCTTTCCCGGCTCAGTGTTTTACGAACTGCCGGCCGGCACCACCGCGTCGCGAGAAATGCAGCAAAGGCTGCAGGACGAAGGTATCGAGGTCAACGACATCGAGTTCATTGGCATTGGTGAGCACTTCAATGCGCGCCAACTCACCGGTTTGCTTGACGCGGCCAGTGCTTTGGGGGCACGTCATCTGAGCGTCTGCGGCGACGACACTGATCACTCCCGGCTCACGGCAAATTTCGCTAGCCTTTGCGATCTTGCAGCACCCTATGGAATGCGCGTTGAGCTCGAGTACATGGCTTGGCGACAAGTCAAGGATTTCGACGACGCTCTGGGCATCGTTTTGGCGGCGGACAAACAAAATGGCGGTGTACTGATCGATGCCCTCCATCTATGGCGAACCGGTGGTTCACCCCGCGATATACGTCGTGCGCCAGCCGGCACCATTTCTTTCATACAGCTTTGCGATGCCCAGGCCGAACCGCCAACAACACCGGAAACCCTACTCCAGGAAGCACGTTCCGGACGACTAGCACCTGGCTGCGGCGCACTACCTTTATGGGAGCTCCTGACCGAAGTTCCCGATGGGACGGTCGTTTCACTCGAGGTACCAAGCGCCCGCTCGGTTGACCCAGAACAACACGCCCGCAACGTCTTCCGATCGACGCAGGACATGCTTGCCGCCCATAAACTCACTTAA
- a CDS encoding shikimate dehydrogenase encodes MISDLSQQTFLSQTVDNGRICRLGLVGAGIAQSKSPALHEAEAKAQGIHCRYELIDLDQLGIGVNHLSDLLNEVESLGFSGLNITVPCKQAVIPLLHELSPEAQAIGAVNTVRFHAGRRIGYNTDAKGFGESFRRGLQGVPLDRVLQYGAGGAGAATAFTLLELGVRHLTITDIIHERAQFLADSLALRFTHRDIRASETPEAAIITSNGVVNASPTGTSKYPGSAMPLSQLRPDMWIAEVVYAPLETELLRSARAMGCRTLDGASMLVFQAARAFELFTGHTADIERMLRHFSRLSVN; translated from the coding sequence ATGATTTCCGACCTCAGTCAACAGACATTCTTGAGCCAAACGGTAGACAATGGACGCATCTGCCGGCTTGGCCTCGTCGGCGCAGGTATCGCACAGTCCAAGTCACCGGCACTGCATGAGGCCGAAGCAAAAGCGCAGGGCATCCATTGCCGCTACGAACTGATAGACCTCGATCAGCTCGGCATCGGTGTCAACCACTTGTCCGATCTGCTGAACGAAGTAGAAAGCTTGGGGTTTTCGGGTCTGAACATCACGGTTCCTTGCAAGCAGGCCGTGATCCCCTTGCTGCATGAACTGAGCCCCGAGGCGCAGGCCATCGGTGCGGTCAACACCGTGCGCTTCCATGCAGGCCGCCGCATTGGCTACAACACGGACGCCAAGGGTTTCGGCGAAAGCTTTCGGCGTGGCCTGCAGGGTGTGCCTCTGGACAGGGTACTCCAATACGGAGCGGGCGGAGCGGGCGCCGCCACTGCGTTTACCCTGCTCGAGCTCGGCGTACGCCACCTCACCATTACCGACATCATTCATGAACGCGCCCAGTTCCTTGCCGATAGCCTTGCACTGCGCTTTACGCACCGGGATATTCGCGCCAGCGAAACGCCCGAAGCAGCGATCATCACCTCCAATGGCGTCGTTAATGCAAGCCCTACCGGTACGAGCAAATATCCCGGTTCGGCCATGCCGCTCAGCCAGCTCCGCCCAGATATGTGGATCGCCGAAGTCGTTTACGCCCCTCTCGAAACGGAACTATTACGTTCCGCACGGGCAATGGGTTGCCGGACGCTGGATGGCGCCAGTATGCTCGTGTTCCAGGCGGCTAGGGCTTTTGAGCTGTTCACCGGCCATACGGCCGACATCGAGCGCATGCTGCGGCATTTCAGCCGACTTTCTGTCAACTGA
- a CDS encoding CaiB/BaiF CoA transferase family protein has translation MSKQAQLLKGIRVVDYSHFLAGPYVSRCLAALGAEVIKVERPKVGDAGRSHPYFIEGQSGYFLQQNMGKKGLCVDVKDPRGLELMKKLVRESDVLVENYRPGTLKKLGLGYEELSAENPGLVYCSVSAFGQTGVDSDRAGFGLIAEAKSGAMDLIGHPGEMPPLFRMPVADMYAGAHGVAAVCAALLGRHGTGRGQHIDIALYDCMLSMHDFAAQFHTLSGGKEVVKRSGHYLPQSTVYGVFPAKDGCLVIAAQVDDSWKRLARLIGGEALAEDRRFSHAASRNAHGSEAIALVKSWTEVRNLEDCLAALDQAGVPCARVQSIAQALADPHIKSRGMLLEQHHSQLGPITMLNVPFNFSDVEPHAMDVAPLLGQHNSEIAFDLGYSDTEISAMQRDGVLYSEPYEADTSVKA, from the coding sequence ATGTCAAAGCAGGCGCAGTTACTTAAAGGTATTCGTGTGGTCGACTATAGTCATTTTCTGGCGGGGCCATATGTTTCTCGCTGCCTGGCGGCGCTGGGTGCCGAGGTGATCAAGGTTGAGAGGCCTAAAGTAGGGGATGCAGGGCGATCCCACCCTTACTTTATCGAAGGACAGAGCGGCTACTTCTTGCAACAGAATATGGGAAAGAAGGGCCTATGCGTTGACGTCAAGGATCCGCGTGGCCTTGAACTGATGAAAAAGCTCGTGCGCGAATCGGACGTGCTGGTCGAGAACTACCGGCCAGGAACCTTGAAAAAATTGGGTCTCGGTTACGAGGAGCTTTCGGCGGAGAATCCAGGATTGGTCTATTGCTCCGTCTCGGCGTTCGGTCAGACCGGCGTGGACTCGGATCGGGCTGGATTTGGTCTCATCGCGGAAGCCAAGAGTGGGGCGATGGATTTGATCGGACATCCAGGGGAAATGCCGCCGCTTTTCAGGATGCCGGTTGCTGATATGTACGCGGGCGCGCATGGCGTAGCCGCAGTCTGCGCGGCGTTGCTCGGTCGGCATGGCACAGGGCGGGGTCAACACATTGACATCGCGCTGTATGACTGCATGCTATCCATGCACGACTTTGCCGCGCAGTTTCACACCCTTAGCGGTGGCAAGGAAGTCGTCAAGCGCAGTGGGCATTATCTTCCACAATCGACGGTATACGGGGTATTTCCGGCAAAAGACGGCTGTCTGGTGATCGCGGCGCAAGTCGACGACAGCTGGAAGCGATTGGCTCGTCTGATCGGCGGCGAAGCACTAGCCGAGGATCGGCGCTTTAGTCACGCGGCCAGCCGCAATGCCCACGGTAGCGAGGCGATCGCTCTCGTCAAGTCCTGGACCGAAGTACGCAACCTTGAAGACTGCTTGGCCGCACTCGACCAGGCGGGCGTGCCCTGCGCCCGGGTTCAGAGCATCGCCCAGGCACTGGCTGATCCGCACATCAAATCGCGGGGTATGCTTCTTGAGCAACACCATTCTCAGCTTGGTCCTATCACCATGCTCAATGTCCCCTTCAATTTCTCGGACGTAGAGCCGCACGCGATGGACGTGGCACCCCTGTTGGGGCAGCATAACTCCGAGATCGCCTTCGATCTGGGTTATTCAGATACTGAGATCAGCGCGATGCAGCGCGACGGCGTGTTGTACTCGGAACCGTACGAGGCCGACACCTCGGTGAAAGCCTAG